CCCACACCGGAATTTCCAGGAAGAAATAGAGTTTCTTAATGCAATTTTCCCAAGtaagtttaaataaatagaattgaaATGTGCTTTATTAAAGTTACAGGGTGTATCTTTTCAGAGATCCGTTATATGTATGTGAAAACATGTATGCAAATGTAATACCCATTATATAATTAAGGTAAATGGTTACAAATTAAGGTAGCTGGTTACAAACTTTAGAGTGTGTATATATGCGCCTCAGATCGTTGTTAAAAATGATGGGGAGAATCAAGGAATTGGTCATTTGCTTGTAGATCTAATTTAGTGGTTATGAAGACTGATCCCCTTCATCTAGAAAAATGTCCAGTAAGTGACTTCATGATCCTATGTTAAGATAGTGGTCCAACATTCAATACAGGAATTGAGCTGACTTACAAATGACCAACACAGTTAGATCATAGTATAACTTAAACAAAATGGTCAAGATTTCCTTCCATTTGTTTACAAAGCTTTTATTTATAGACCTTCCTTTTTTGAGGTTCAAGGTCAGGGAACTAAAAGGTTATCCAACAACCTTAAACCTTGATGAGGCTGAAAACAGCTTGACAAAGCCAGTCAATacaagtatgatttttttaaaaaaatcagatttctgTTCTTCTCTACTAATATGAAACTGGACTGGTCTAAATGGaaatgttagtttttgttttgtttttttacagagacagagagagtcagagagagggatagatagggacagacaggaacagagagagatgagaagcatcaatcattagttttttgttgcgacaccttagttgttcattgattgccctctcacatgtgccttgaccatggggctacagcagactgagtaaccccttgctcaagccagggaccttgggtccaagctggtgagccttggtcaaaccaaatgagcccacgctcaaactggcgacctcagggtctcgaacctgggtcttccgcatcccagtccgacactctatccactgcgccactgcctggtcaggcgaaactgGACTGGTCTAAATCAGAGTGCTGAATATTATTTGGTATAAATATCTACCAGttgttgcctgatctgtggtggcgcagtggataaagcgtcgacctggaaatgctgaggtcgccggttcgaaaccctgggcttgcctggtcaaggcacatatgggagttgatgcttcctgctcctcccccctgtctctctctctctctcctctctaaaatgaattaaaaaaaaaaatctaccagttGTTAATTTACTATGTTAATGAGGCTTTGAAACAACATAGaaagaaattattatataaaatgactTGTATTTACTTGGaagaatagataaatggataaccAAATTCTATTTCCTAGTGGAGCTGTAAGAAAGAAGGACCCATTGTTTTCTTAGCACCATTTAGACTGACTCACTAGCTGCTGAAGTGTGTCAGGTGTCTCTAAATGACAGCCagttatgtatatattaaagGTGATGGGGGATAATCCTGCCTACTTGGGAATTCACCTACTTAAATTTCCCTTCACTTATATTTCTGATAGGAAGCAAGTAGTGGCATTGTAGATATTGCAAAGGTGAGAAAAAGCCATCCTGTCAAAGGgtctgttgtatttattttatattctcctcCCTCAACAGATGGAGCAGCATATTGTATGGGACGTATGAATTCTGACTGTTGGTATGTTGGACACAATTTCATggaattttttcttctgtaaaagatTTACTTTAAACTGCCAGTTgttatttttagaaacatttttttttacttttgtatagGTACTTGTATACTTTGGATTTCCCAGAGAGTCGGGTCATCAGTCAGCCAGATCAAACCCTAGAAATTCTGATGAGTGAGCTTGACCCAGCAGTTATGGACCAGTTCTACATGAAAGACGGTGTTACTGCAAAGGATGTCACTCGTGTAAGGATTTCTAATAATTCTGGATTCTTTTTGGAgactaaaataatattgtttaattcattcttgttttatttcttaaaatttgtatttaattcagtccccccccccttttttttttcctccaggagAGTGGAATTCGTGACCTGATACCAGGTTCTGTCATTGATGCCACAATGTTCAATCCTTGTGGGTATTCGATGAATGGCATGAAATCGGATGTAAGTAATaatatttgcttaatatttatttagatatttaagtGTACCCTTTCCATTTATTAACAAAAACTATTTCTCTAAGGGAACTTATTGGACTATTCACATCACTCCAGAACCAGAATTTTCTTATGTTAGCTTTGAAACAAACTTAAGTCAGACCTCCTATGATGACCTGATCAGGAAAGTTGTGGAAGTCTTCAAGCCAGGAAAATTTGTGACCACCTTGTTTGTAAACCaggtaatttgttttatttattaacagtAAAATATTCCAGAAACTAAAGAtagaaatgttataaaatgttCTAAGATGACACATATCAGTCAGATATAGAGGTGCTACTAGTCGAGATTATTTGGATGAGAAGCTTTATGTGTTTCATTAGACTTATTGGTTCTTATTTTATATCTAGACTAATTGATGGGCTTCTCCTGTCCTATTTTCCCTGTTAGCAGGCCTGGGGTTGGGGTGAGGTCTGGGGAACGTAAGTTATCTTTATTTCACTCAAGCCCATAAGATGGCAGCTAAAATATTCAAGTACCACAGTTTTATTAAGTTAGtagtgttgccctggctggttagctcggtTGGTTATTCCAAAGCGcaggttgctgattcgatccctggtccATGCACATACCacagcagattgatgtttctctctctctctttccctccctccctatctccctctttcccctctctttctccccactcctcctgcctctctcactaaaatcggtaaattaaagaaaaaaaaagatagtagtgTTAATATTTATGGCATCACTATTTTGTTTGTGATAACTTCTAGAGATTGGGAAcactaataatttaatttttttttcttcagagttcTAAATGTCGCACAGTGCTTTCTTCACCCCAGAAGATTGAAGGTTTTAAACATCTTGATTGCCAGAGTGCTATGTTCAATGATTACAACTTTGTTTTTACCAGTTTTGCTAAGAAACAACAACAGCAGAGTTgattaagaaaaatgaagaaaaaacgcAAAAAGAGAACACACGTAGAAGAAGGTGGTGGCTGCTTTTTAGATATTGATACCAGGGGCCATGCTTTCCATAACCACCACCTTAGAGTTGCAGAAAGCCCTAGATGTAATGATAGTGTAATCATTTTGAACTGTATGCATTATTATACCAAGGAGTTAGATATCTTGCATGAATGCTCTCTTCTGTGTTTAGGTATCCTATGCCACTCTTGCTGTGAAATTGAAATGCATGTAGAAAATAACTTTTACTATATGAAACTTTACAACACTTGTGACAGTAGTTCAATTTGGTTTATGCACAGTGTAATATTTCTCCAGGTATCACCCAAAATCCCCCACAGACAAGGCTTTCGTCCTCCTTAGGTGTCGGCCTCAGCCTAACAATCTGGGACTGTTCTGTTAAATTGCTGCCAGGATATTCCATCCAGTTACCTCCCATTTCTAGAAAGAATTCTCTACTGATGTTACTGAAACCAATTTCTACTTCATAACAGATGTTTTTTGCAACAGCAGTTAAAGTTTTTCTTTCACAACTCAAGTTCTCTTAAGAAAATAATTGCAGTTATTCATTTTGTGTATcacttttttaacattatttcttcCTGTGCTTGTATTCCTTTGATTAGTTCCTCACCATGATGTCTCCCCTCCCAACCCTTCCCCCAATAAAGCAATACACTGTTACACTCTGGGTTTATACCAGTCTTATATTCTAGAGCGGGTAGGGGGGTGGACCCTAGgcttaggttttttgtttgtgttttaggtCAAGGGAGTCTGGCTTTTTTATTGACATTGGCTCTTTTGGAAGATAGTGACAAAAGTAAAACTTTCTGATGTTGATTAGCAAGGAATGAATTTTCAAATATACTGGCAGAACTATATTGGGAACTATGCCATTCTGTGCCCTTCAGTAAATAAGATTAGCTTCTAATGAGTGCCGTCTTTACTAACTTGCTTGAATAATAGTCTAAAATTTTTTATCACAATTTATTGGCAAGGAGATTTCAAATAAAGGTACTACTGGATTCAGCAAATCAAATCAGATCATtcactataatttttaatttagcaGTCATTTCCACTAATTTCCGTTAATATATACCATCAACTTTTAGTTCAAAGCAGCATCAGTGTCTTTGCCATCTTGTGACTTGAAGTTCTGTGACGTGGTGATGCATGTAATAGCGTTCTAACTTTTTTGTTCCTCTTACTGGTGGTGTTTCTTTCACCATAGTTTCAGATGATCAAGTGAATGATCAGAATGAGAACTGTTCAGGTTATTTGGACTTATGTAGAGAAGCAGAATGCTCTCCATAAAACATGACAAAATTCTAAAGTGGTCAATGGAAAATGACTAGAAATACAGGATTTCCAGTGCTGGTATTTTTAACTATTTGCTAATGAGATTTAAGCAGCCTGGAAAACAGTAAAATTgactaaattttatattcttgtcTTCAAGTTTGGTTTATTTGTGGCTTGATTCGGTAATGTTTTCGttccttatttataaatgaaacacttttttttttttttttagtgtttctaAAACAAAATCTACTTGGTTTGAGATCAAGTTGTTGGAACACTTTTGACTTTTATATTAAGCCCTTTCTTGATTCAAAGTTTCATTGAAGAAGCTTTCAATCAGTGGATCAGTTTGATTCTGTAATTAGCACACAGAACCTAATGTTTCGGTGCTGTCTTGAGGACCAATGCTCAAAGTGGATTTTGTTCTTGAACAGTGTCCCAGTAGATTTGATGTCATGTGTTGGCTTGAGgtctactttctttttctaatagaTTTAAGATTTCTATCCAATGTTGGAAAACTGCATAAATTTGTATGAAACAaaacctagaaaaataaaaactgtagatTAGGTAGTAATTTAAATTAATCCTAGTATGTTATTAATAGAGGAGGGAAAATTTTTGGTGCCATAATTTCTCTATTCATAGCGGTGTTGGGCTTAAATTGGTTGAAATGTATTTCTGTACCACAATTAAGCTTCAATAAAAGTTTGCTTAATTGATTGTGTAGTGACATTCAGAAAGTTCTCtgttgatgtattttttaaatagtatacATGACCAAATACTAGACATCtaaagttcttaaaattagttgaaAGAATCTGCATTTAATGATGAATTATCAAGAagacaaaagagcctgacctgtggtggtacatgcataaagcgttgacctctagaacgctgagatcgctggttcaaaatcccggacttgcccagtcagggcaaatatgggaattgaagcttcctgctcctccccccttctctctttctctctaaaaatgaataaacaaaatctaaataaaagaagacaaaagatCTTTAACTCTAGGGAGAATATCTAATTTGTATTCAGATTTAAACTTTTGTTAGCTTTGTAACTGAGgttcaaaagaaatatttgagcTACATACCAAGATACCAGAGTTCAAAGGGTAAGTAGTAAGAATAAGAATATGTATTTGTGAGTTTGACCTTAAAGGAAGTCAAAGGTTTAAAGGTGGAATGTTCTAgtactccccccaacccccattttATGGAGCAAGCCTTATAATGGTAGGATGGGGAAGAACAAGCTGTAAGTTTCCTTTAATTCACTGATGGTTATTTCTGTAACAACTAGAATTATAAGCTTGTCATTTTGCCATATAAGTACATATTTTTTGATCAATTCTTTGGTAAAATTTCAGTCTCCTAGCTACAGTATGCTGAAAAACAGAATCTTGTAAGTGTGTGTATTTAAATCTTACAATAAGCTTTATTCAgagtattttccaaaatttaagtaaaaaggaCAGAACAGGGTTGAtcctaaaacaaaatatatgtgtgtgtgataacATGCTTTACAGGGTTCTTGACAGAAACAGGTGAGTTTGGGGGACACTAAAGAGAGTCAGTGTTCACACATAGGTGGTAAATGTGATGTtacactaagaaaaataaaggattttACTTTTATTGTCCGAGCCAGATCATTGTTACCAATTCCTGGCTCCCTATCTTTAAACTATTTTCTCATCCACCCTTCTCTCAATGGATGAAGTGCTGTTCCTTTGGATTCCATTCCTTCCTACCTCCAGAGACTTTGTAACCGAGTTCTCTGCAGGAATTCCTACTGTTGATTACTTAAGAGTTTTTACATTAGTTTTACTTTTCTTCCcactattttttcactttttttcttcccaCCTCTCTTCTTAGGGtctgctttgttaattttttttttcttttagaggaaagagaagtgagaatgatcaactcatagttggaacttttaattgttcattgattgctttctcatgtgccgtGACCTGGGGGGagaggactccagctgagccaatgatttCTTGCTGAAAccaacaaccatgggatcatgtctatgatcctgtgctcaagctggtgagcccacgttcaaaccagcaacctcagggtttcaaatctgggtcctcagcatcccaggccaacactatccactgcactactacctAGTCGGGCAGCTTTGTTAATTCTTTACATGATGACAAGTGTCCAGATTCTTACCACAAAACTGAATTCTCCAACTCTTACTGCAATCCATCATTTCCTGATGCTATTAATTGGAGAATTTTTCAATGTACCAAGTAAAATAATAGTACATTGAACCTTCATACCCTCGCTTCAGAAACCACCACCTTTGCTttcatatttgtttattcattacaCACACATCTTAACTGCAATTTTGGGAAGTGGTATACTTTTTAGATCATTGCCATTATCAGGACAACAGGTTCACTCACCTCTATTTAGGCAACTATGCATTCCTCTCAATCCCCAAGTTAACTGCTCTTGTATCTTTTTCCGCTATAGACTAGGATTTCATTTCTCCCTCTAGAACTTTAATGTAAATTGAATCATATAAACTCTTATATAGtgctttcatttagcataaagtTTTTGAGAGGTTGAACCATGTATTGCTAAggttaatattctgttgtatgaatATGCTACAATTTGTTTATACATtctattaataaacattttactgGTTTCTGGTTTGGGGaaatatgaataaagctgctgtgagcttttgcatatacatattt
The sequence above is a segment of the Saccopteryx bilineata isolate mSacBil1 chromosome 12, mSacBil1_pri_phased_curated, whole genome shotgun sequence genome. Coding sequences within it:
- the AMD1 gene encoding S-adenosylmethionine decarboxylase proenzyme, which encodes MEAAHFFEGTEKLLEVWFSRQQPDANQGSGDLRTIPRSEWDILLKDVQCSIISVTKTDKQEAYVLSESSMFVSKRRFILKTCGTTLLLKALVPLLKLARDYSGFDSIQSFFYSRKNFMKPSHQGYPHRNFQEEIEFLNAIFPNGAAYCMGRMNSDCWYLYTLDFPESRVISQPDQTLEILMSELDPAVMDQFYMKDGVTAKDVTRESGIRDLIPGSVIDATMFNPCGYSMNGMKSDGTYWTIHITPEPEFSYVSFETNLSQTSYDDLIRKVVEVFKPGKFVTTLFVNQSSKCRTVLSSPQKIEGFKHLDCQSAMFNDYNFVFTSFAKKQQQQS